tcttttatgtatcagcacttgattagccatgtctcgcaaccaatgtttgattttattttcccttaatTATTTTCCCGCTTCTTATACCCCCGCCCCTAGTCACGGTTTTCCCGACTATGTTATCCTTAGCAAGTGCGGTCGTGGCAGATATCCTAGTTTTTAAAACTCAaacactactagaaaaattgcttctcactacactttttttatcacactttataaaaagtgtcagcatagatgtactatctacacactagcttttcactgcactttataatatattgttactgcacttcaacataaaaagtgtcatcatagatgtactatctacacactaccTCTTACTACAGGTACCCGGTGCTGCACTTGCATAAGTGCCATTATAGATGAAGTGTCAGCACAGTAATTTTCTAGTGACAATTTTAAGTGTCATTAcaagccaattttctagtagtgaaaATTCTATTActaataatattcattcaaaactGACGGTAGAAGATTAAAATTCACTATTTATAAATAGTTTAAAAACCCTAGAAACTCAAAAAGtatcataaataaaattataaagattaaaaataaagtaaaaaaaataaaatagctaTTTTACCCTTTAAACTATATCAGATGGTCAAGTTCCATCATAAATCGTGATGTATCAATGTTTTTAAATCCTTAGTTCATTTCGAAAATTCAATACGAACATCAAGTCATTGTCACACATTTGACGATTTCGGAGTTGTCAGCATCGTCTATTTGACATAGAATTGTCAAATAGGTTGCCCGCCTCCGGGCCCACCTTAGCCCATACAGATTAGGGCCTGGCCCAACACATGCCCACCACTAGAACAGATTGTGTTGGACTAAGTTTTGTTTCATAAATTCTTATCCAGGCCCCAGGCTAGACCCATCCCATCTTATCGGTCGGGCTTAGGCCAACCATATTGGACTTGAACTGCGTTGGGATGAGTCAGCCCAAGCCAATTGACAGCTCTAACTGGAACTGCATCACCAAAAAAGTTCAACAAGGTGAAAGACATGATTAACAACAACAAATGAAATATGTAAAGCTTACTCGATATTAAAAACtaaatatgtgtgtgtgagttgaCCAAGTGGTAGAATGGTGAATTATCACCTATAATCAACGATTCAACTCCCACTCTATTCTCTAATATTGCTCAGATTATCTATCAACTTTTTACTGAGAGATGGGAAGTTTGTGCACCAACTTctctactactccctccgtcccaaggaagatggcCCTTCCTTAGGCGACACaagaatttatgcaactttattttatttgagaagtggagagagtaaagtaagagaaagataataaagtagagagaaaagtgtttccattttagTAATGAGTTAGTTGGAACAAATCAAAAAGTAAAGTGAGTCGACcatctttaatgggacggatggaTTATTTATTTGTGGATATATTTTGGCCCTTGTAGATTGATGAACACAAAATATATGATCTAAAGATGATTCATCTAAACAAGTGAAGAAAAGCGAAAACAAAGTGGCAAGCAACAACTTAAAATTTTCCTTATTCCTATACaacacaaatggaaaaaaacACAACACTAACAAACTGAATCTCAAAGCATAGAGTCAGTCCTGGCAGCCAACCTCCTAAAAAAGTTGCTAGGAACCGAAGGCAGCTTGCTCCTAAACCTGGGATGCCTCATCACATACAACCCCCCCGCCAGCACCACCACCCTCACCGGCGTCACGTAAAGCACCACCGCCGCACACAGGCAGAACACCAGAAACAAGCTCGTCGCCCTCGGATCCCTCCACCTCAGCACCGAATGCAGCCTCTCCCCCTGCGTCGCCACGTCCCCCACCACCGTCTGTATCCTCCCCGCCACGCTCCTCAGCCTGTCGTACCTCATCCGCACCACCTCCCCCTGCCTCGACGTCGGGAACGTGTCAAACTCCTCGTCCAGCTCGTCCGGCTGCACCGCCTCCGCCCATGACAGCCTCGCGTCCATGTGCGCCGGGTGCCTCTCCCGCAGCCTGTAGTTCCACACCCCGATCACGAACGCGTATAAAAACAGCGTCGGCAGCATCAGCTCCGGGTACCAAATCAGTATCAGGAACAGAACGTGCACCAGAATCGACGTCACCGGATTCTTCCAATCGCAAACCTCCTCGAACCATCGCTTCATCGACGTCAATCCTGATAAAATCGCCATGATCCGGAAGAAATTCGCCTTGCTCCGCCGCATGCTCCACATGTGCGAGTCTACATCCAGCATGTACTCCACCACCTCCTTCCGCAGCGGCGGCTCGGCGCGGGCCAGCCGCGCCGCCACGATGTTCATCGCCTGGTACCGTAAACTCTCCACCTGATTCACGGTGAAAGGGTGGAGGTAGTGCATTTTGGGGAGAAGCGGCTGGCCGTAGATGTAGATTGTGTTGGCGAGTGAGAGAGGTGTGAATCTCACCGCGAGTGAGATCTCCCCCATCTTCTTCACCCCCGAGGGGTGAAGCATCAGCAGCGGATACGCGTGCGTGTAAACGCGCTGCGCTTCCAGCGTTGAGAGGCGTATCCTCACCTTCCCCATCCGCGCATCTCtacctcctcctccgcctccgccgctGCCTAAATTGAAGTTGTCGAACACGCCGAGAGTGATTACGGTGCAAGGATCATAGACTTCCCAAGTGTATTGCTCATTCCACTTAGGGCTAAAGCTGTCGAGTATCGTCCTCGTCCTCACCCATTTCTGGCCGTATTTCGCAACGCAGTAAGCGTCGGTGCTTCCTCTCCCTTCCTTCATCTTCATCGGCAGAAGCCCCTCCGCCCTCACGATCCCCACCTCCACAACTCCAATCGGAGGCTTCCACAGCTGCTTCGCCGTGGGGCGTTGATCGCTAATACACATCGTCGATTCGTCGAGCACGTGGTAGCCTCCTTCCAAACACACTCTCAGATGTATTCTGCTGGAAAATCTAACCTCTCTCTGCTTCTCCAGATTGAACCAACGAGATCGCACCGGACGGTGATCCAGCCGCTTCTCAATCGAATCCAGAGGAACTGTAATCCCTCCAAGAACATCGTCCTTCGATTGATGAATCTGGTCCTCAACGGTCAACACGAGATGCTCTTCAAACGGCTCAGCAACGACGAACACTAAATCCTCGTTCCAGATCGGATTCGCCGTCCTGCTCGGGCAGATCCCCGTTCTCAGCACCTGATTCCCGATCTGCACCTTCACCAGCACCTCCGGGAGGCGGCTCCGGTCGTTGGGAACCAGATCCTGAGCCTCGATGATGTTCACTCTAAGGTACCACAGCTTAGGCGAAACGTACACCTTCGACCTTATGTTGAACACGCCCTCTCCGTAAACAGAGGCGGCGTCAGCATGCCACGCCTCTGTAAACGCCTCATCCGCCTGAGTTCCCATCCACACCGCCACCATCACTTCGCCTCTCACCTTCCCCTCGCCGCGCCGGTCCTCCATTCTGTACCACTGCGGCGCCAGGGGGCTATCCGGAGGGACTCTCGTCGGAATCTCATTCAGATCAAACACGACTCCGCCGAGGCAATCGTCCCTCCCGATCATGTCCTTGTCTTTCACCAGCACTTGGAGAATTGACGATTGGATTCGCTCTTTCGAGAAGGCGAAAACCTGGTTCCACTCAGGGTTCGGCCTCCTCTCCAGGTGGCGAGTCCTGCCCTTGTAGTTTCCGAGCTTCACCTCCACGTATGGGTCGGAGGAGGCGGCGAGGTCCCTGGCCTTCACGACTCGGATGTAGAGGTAATGCATCTGCTCCACGAGGTCTAATGTGGCTGCCATTCTTTCGCCGCTCATCCACACTCTCCCCGTGTTGTTAGGCCACTGCTCGCCGAGGTGGAGGCTCGCTTCTTTCACCTCAAAGTCGTTGtcattgctgctgctgctgttgttgctgttgttgttgttgttgatgatgttgatgttgttgttgttgctgaTGTTGTTGGTGGTGGTGTTGTTAAAGTTGTTGTCTCGGTGAAGTGGTCTGGTGGCCTCGTGCTCTGCTCTCCTACGCAGCTTAGGCCCGGTTTGGTTCTGCATTGTTGGGAGATGGACACCGTCGGCTCTAGTCAGCAATGTAGGGATTGGCTGCTGCACAGATTGATGCTTGTGGATTTGGTGAGTGGTTTCTGATCTCTCTTCAATCACACTATCAGCTTCTTGGATTGGAATTTTGCTAGGACAGGCTGTTTCCGCTGGATTTGTATGAGTTCTAGTGTTTCCTTTCACTTCAATCAACTTGATAGAATCATCAACAATGGGGGATTGAGTTGTACTACTAGTGGTAGAAGGAAGAGTATGAGGAGGAGGTGTTGGAAGGGTGATTTTAGGAGAAGAAATATGAATGTTTGATTGTGATAAAGTGTAGGTTTTGAGGCCAATCTCACCTTTGACAAATGAAAGGAGAGACTTGCTCTCAAGCTGGAAAGACTGATAAACCTGTTCGTCTTTAGTGACAAGATTTGAGCAAGGAATCCTAACCCTCCCAAGAAAGCTCCTGCCCGGGACAGGCCGCCTCTCGTGGTAGACAGAGACCTCTATGCTACAATGGTGGCTCTGTGTCTTGTCGAAATCGAACAAGAGTTTCTGGTTCCAAATGGGGTTGAGGTTTTTGGGGATGGTTTTGGTTCGACTGAGCTGGTTTTGGAAATCAACTTCGACGAAAGGACTGGCTGATCCGAGGCCGTCTTTGGGCATGAGATCATGAGCATCTATAACTTCCACCACCAACTTCATGATCCTTAGCTCCTATGTCAAGTTACTAGGAAGTTGGTGGTCTCAAGTAATCCAAGAAACTCAAATCGAGTTGATGATATATGATGTGAGGCACAAGGTACTGTTGCAGCTTCATAATTGTTGCAAGGAAAGAATGATTTGCTCGAGAAGCTGTGTGTTTTGTTTATGTAGCAAACGAGTTTGGGGGTAAGGTATCAAGACTTTGTGTTGGAATTCGAAAAAGAGACAAAAAAATTAGCAGTTTTCTGCTGCATTTGTTAGAGTTTTGTACAATCTTGTCTTGGTGATAAAAGTGATTATTTGTTTGTCTGATACTTTTTGAGAGACATTCCATTCTTCTGAATGCAGCAATGCCTATCCTATGTAAAAGAGGAGCATTGTTTGTTTTTCAACTTATTAAGTTGCCCAAAGATGCCTTTCGTAATCTCTTTCTGTTTATCGATGAACGCATTTTATTAttacaaattattttttctttgttagACAGGTTGTGAGAAAAACCACTGGTTGGTTTTGAAACATTTGGTTATTCGGATATCTGAAATTTTTGTCACAATTATATTTAATGAATTTGTTACTGCTTTCAAATTGCAATTTTTACCCCGCGAATGCAATCGACTAATTAGTGTGTATAAGATTCAATTTTAGTTTTTGAAAGATACCTTAGTTTAAAATCAATGTGTATATAAGtagattgtttaatttggttCTAGCGATTTGATTAAGGAAACATGAAAAAACCGAAAGATAAAAGGAATTTGAATCATTCACATTCCTCTCACACttagaaaaaaaatgacatCTAGTGTGAAAATTACAcgactaaacacatctccaaaAAATCTGAAGAAAACTAGGAGAAGAAGAGGAATTTGATTCAACAATATGGCGATTGAAGCCCTCATTTTGGAGCTCTCCGAATTATTATTGGCTGTAAAAGTCTAAGCAAGAGTTCCTTTGCCAATCCCAAATATTTGTGTCGATATTAGTATGTCGCAGCTGTTGAGAAGGCATTCGATGTGATCCCGGAAGTGGATCCTCTCAAATTTGAACAACAATCGACAAAGGTTCAACATAAGGAGTTAGTTTTGTTTCATCAACACATGGTTTTGAAGAAACAAATTTGTGTCTTTTTATTGTAGATTGCTACTGGTGTTTATCTTAATTGGAATCAGTAACAATCTCCAACAACATATATGGCACAAATTTGTTCATTCAAAGCCAAGTTTGGATGAAACAAAGCTATCTCCTTGTGTTGAAGCTTTGTCAATTATTGTTCAAATTTGAGAGCATTTGCTTCCCCGATCACATCCCAATGCCTCCTCAACAGTTGCGGAATACTAATATCAACAGAAAATGAACTCTTTTTTTGGCTTTGGCAACCCATAATGATTCAAAGAGCTCCAAAAATAAGGGCTTGGCGACTATCCCGGGCTTGAATCAGATTCCTCTCCAATTGTTGTTTTCCTTCGGATATTGGTGATGTGTTTAATCGTGTACTTTTTCGGCAAATGGGATGAGGCATTGGGAAAAACATACTATCTCTGTATTttgaaaatagaaactatttcattttaggccgtctcttaaaatagaaattttttaaactttctattttagggaGTGGACCACCTAATTCACTAACTCTATTTttatcttcctctctcttattttaccaattcttTTCTCTTATGTTACCCAATGTgaattaaaactcatgtcatttcaaatgttttattttcaaattcggAGGTAGTATTGAGTTTTATTTAGATTGCAACATGGGATGAGATCCTCTGCAGTGTAACAAAACACAGCATTTGCTGCTGTGCTCTAAACGCAGTAAATAATGAACAAAACGCGACTCTTTgcttttattatgattttttaaaatattttttacgttttaattaacattttaatGTAGATTTGCAAGATTCCTtattttatgcatttaaatataattcaaaaataagaTTTCAGTTACTGATTCGAAGGAGAAATTATTACTCTAAGATAAAATCATTAGCTTTGagattttaaagaaaaaaagtattttaaaaactaaattgataaaaatattaaaaaataaatcatggTTATAATCTGATATGATAATTAATGCGTATAAATATGATAATTAGGAatctaattaaattttataatattatgtataaataaaaaagtgatCCACAATAAAactttaaaatatcataaaaaagCAATTAAGTAGGGCTTAGTTATAATCAAATGCATAAAATGAGGAATCagtaacaataaaaaaaatcatattgaAAAGAAAGTAAAGAGGTCAGCgttttattcataattttcaGCGTTTAGAGCACAGCAGCAAATGCTGTGTTTTGTTACACTGCAGAGGATCTCATTCCTTGCAACATCTCTATAACTGTATGCATGACGATAGAAAAAGCTGATGGCGTACCTGTTGAAATATGAACACAGTTTAAACAATCACATAAAAGTTAGAATCGGGATCTCATTAATTAATACATTGGGAATTATTGAATGAATTTTGGGGGGTTACATCAGCCTCTAAAGACTATACATAAACAAACATCAAAATTTTCCCAGCAGAGTAatgaatatttacaaaattcatGAGCTAATCCAAGCCAGATAAATATGATCTTGAACAAAGTTGATgccttaaatatatatatatatatatatatatatatatatatatagggtagtgatctatggcaaacaccccttaactaaataactagagaacaaatcatagtcacaagatcaaaaaaatcaagggctagtattaatttttgaatttaaggagaaattagttccctcaatcacaaatttactccataataacaaagcgggggtattatggtcattgcatagccaaaatCAGGTTTGGAGAAGAGTGGCGACGAGCTTGCCGACGGGGGATGCAGCGGAGGTTGGGGAGGGAGAGGTATTCGAGGAGGACGTGGCAGCGGAGGACATCGGCGAGGTTGGGGGAGGAGGGGGTTGGGGACGGCGAGGAGGGGGGCCTCTGTATTTGCCACGACTTTCACTTCAGCTGCCGATAGTCTTGCTGAGAAACCAGAGAAAACGTGGTTATAGTGATGGAGAAGACGTGACTGGAGCTCGACATTGGCTGCCAAAAATGAATATTGATTAATATTGTTGATTTGTGGGTCGATTTGGACGATGTACGTCTCTAGAGTTTCTTCTGCTTTTACAAAATTGAATAAGTAGATCACAAGTAGAAAACATGGGAATCTCATACTTGTAAACTGCTtgcaattattattttagtGGAAGAAGAGATGAAGCATATATAGAAGCTGATGATGATGACCATATAACAAGActgaagtaaaattatgctaagagtgatgtgttttgtaaacaaaagtgaagtaaaataatgctaagagtgatgtgtttgtaaac
This sequence is a window from Salvia splendens isolate huo1 chromosome 14, SspV2, whole genome shotgun sequence. Protein-coding genes within it:
- the LOC121763614 gene encoding FT-interacting protein 7-like; amino-acid sequence: MKLVVEVIDAHDLMPKDGLGSASPFVEVDFQNQLSRTKTIPKNLNPIWNQKLLFDFDKTQSHHCSIEVSVYHERRPVPGRSFLGRVRIPCSNLVTKDEQVYQSFQLESKSLLSFVKGEIGLKTYTLSQSNIHISSPKITLPTPPPHTLPSTTSSTTQSPIVDDSIKLIEVKGNTRTHTNPAETACPSKIPIQEADSVIEERSETTHQIHKHQSVQQPIPTLLTRADGVHLPTMQNQTGPKLRRRAEHEATRPLHRDNNFNNTTTNNISNNNNINIINNNNNSNNSSSSNDNDFEVKEASLHLGEQWPNNTGRVWMSGERMAATLDLVEQMHYLYIRVVKARDLAASSDPYVEVKLGNYKGRTRHLERRPNPEWNQVFAFSKERIQSSILQVLVKDKDMIGRDDCLGGVVFDLNEIPTRVPPDSPLAPQWYRMEDRRGEGKVRGEVMVAVWMGTQADEAFTEAWHADAASVYGEGVFNIRSKVYVSPKLWYLRVNIIEAQDLVPNDRSRLPEVLVKVQIGNQVLRTGICPSRTANPIWNEDLVFVVAEPFEEHLVLTVEDQIHQSKDDVLGGITVPLDSIEKRLDHRPVRSRWFNLEKQREVRFSSRIHLRVCLEGGYHVLDESTMCISDQRPTAKQLWKPPIGVVEVGIVRAEGLLPMKMKEGRGSTDAYCVAKYGQKWVRTRTILDSFSPKWNEQYTWEVYDPCTVITLGVFDNFNLGSGGGGGGGRDARMGKVRIRLSTLEAQRVYTHAYPLLMLHPSGVKKMGEISLAVRFTPLSLANTIYIYGQPLLPKMHYLHPFTVNQVESLRYQAMNIVAARLARAEPPLRKEVVEYMLDVDSHMWSMRRSKANFFRIMAILSGLTSMKRWFEEVCDWKNPVTSILVHVLFLILIWYPELMLPTLFLYAFVIGVWNYRLRERHPAHMDARLSWAEAVQPDELDEEFDTFPTSRQGEVVRMRYDRLRSVAGRIQTVVGDVATQGERLHSVLRWRDPRATSLFLVFCLCAAVVLYVTPVRVVVLAGGLYVMRHPRFRSKLPSVPSNFFRRLAARTDSML